A section of the Alkalihalobacillus sp. LMS39 genome encodes:
- a CDS encoding Cof-type HAD-IIB family hydrolase, whose protein sequence is MKYKIIFFDVDGTITNEKDGSISSTMKQTITRLKNKGIKVVAATGRPLSMCDEIKDLGFDVFITANGAYAKHQNDIIHKVPIHKTIVHDVYHFAKKENDGLSLFTEQFTMNGIESEKIAKTLKETLGMVSYPPENLKIYDEEIYLMCLYADAEKVKKYIHEFPNLIFQRWHPFVCNVLQDEVSKSLAVRKVLNYFNLTSDAAIGIGDGENDIDMLELTGLSIAMENGNDNVKRVADFITKKASEEGVTHALQQFSVLH, encoded by the coding sequence ATGAAATATAAAATCATATTTTTTGATGTAGACGGTACGATAACAAACGAGAAAGACGGTAGTATTTCCTCAACAATGAAACAAACGATAACTCGATTAAAAAACAAAGGAATAAAAGTCGTTGCGGCAACGGGAAGACCGTTATCAATGTGTGATGAAATAAAGGATTTAGGATTTGATGTGTTTATAACTGCAAATGGAGCTTATGCGAAACATCAAAATGACATCATTCACAAAGTGCCCATACATAAAACAATTGTTCATGATGTGTATCATTTTGCGAAGAAAGAAAATGACGGACTATCCTTATTTACAGAACAATTTACAATGAACGGTATCGAAAGCGAAAAAATAGCAAAAACCTTAAAAGAAACGCTAGGGATGGTTTCTTATCCGCCGGAAAATCTCAAAATTTATGACGAAGAAATTTATCTTATGTGTTTGTATGCCGATGCGGAGAAAGTAAAGAAGTATATCCACGAATTTCCAAATCTAATTTTTCAAAGGTGGCATCCATTCGTTTGTAATGTGTTACAGGATGAGGTGTCAAAATCATTAGCAGTTAGAAAAGTATTGAACTATTTTAACTTGACTTCAGATGCGGCTATTGGCATTGGTGACGGTGAGAATGATATCGACATGCTAGAACTTACAGGTCTAAGTATTGCGATGGAAAACGGCAATGATAATGTAAAAAGAGTAGCTGATTTTATTACAAAAAAAGCTAGTGAAGAAGGAGTCACACATGCCCTTCAACAATTCAGTGTTCTACACTAA
- a CDS encoding VOC family protein: protein MKLVFLYHPVQNIKESLTFYREHLGLVEAWREGDHTVALKLPHSDVQLLIEDDEQDLRPGGVFQVDSVDEFYQTNKESLTFSKEPVDIPPGRYAIYEDNSGNLIRIIDFSKEKQG, encoded by the coding sequence ATGAAGTTAGTCTTTTTATACCATCCAGTTCAAAATATAAAGGAATCTCTCACTTTTTATCGAGAGCATCTTGGATTAGTGGAAGCTTGGCGTGAAGGGGACCATACTGTTGCATTGAAATTACCTCATTCAGACGTACAACTATTAATTGAAGATGATGAACAAGACTTGCGACCAGGCGGAGTTTTTCAAGTTGATAGTGTAGATGAGTTTTATCAGACAAATAAAGAAAGTCTTACATTTAGTAAAGAACCTGTTGATATTCCACCAGGACGTTATGCAATATATGAAGATAATTCTGGAAACCTTATTAGAATTATAGATTTTTCAAAAGAAAAACAAGGATAA
- a CDS encoding HD domain-containing protein yields the protein MILYDTIYGQCEVTGVMEELLNSSPVQRLKGIHQGGASYLVNPKWNVTRYDHSVGAMILVKHLGGSVEEQVAALLHDVSHTAFSHVVDFVFDNEKEDYHEKIYESVLTSSEIPEILVKYGFDEKAILYDHSKWTLLEQPAPELCVDRIDYTLRDMYEYGHITEAEVKRFLQDIVIIDGKIHLQSIEVAEWFVDIYYKEVIGFFMDPLNIYGYDVLANVIQYALHHQYLTLDDLLGEDEEVMLKLQNIQDSELQQKLSQLHPQIVVEENEQDYDIYRKNKVRLIDPSMFYNGKIQKASTLSEKVKQLGDEAYHKATRGAFVKVLSSSRV from the coding sequence TTGATTTTATATGATACGATTTACGGACAATGTGAAGTAACAGGTGTAATGGAGGAATTATTGAATAGCAGCCCTGTTCAACGATTAAAAGGAATTCACCAAGGCGGCGCAAGTTATTTAGTTAATCCGAAATGGAATGTGACTCGGTATGATCATTCTGTTGGTGCGATGATTCTAGTAAAACATCTCGGTGGGTCTGTTGAAGAGCAAGTAGCAGCGTTATTGCATGATGTGTCCCATACTGCGTTTTCACATGTTGTTGATTTTGTTTTTGATAATGAAAAAGAAGATTATCATGAAAAAATCTATGAATCTGTGTTGACAAGTTCGGAAATTCCAGAAATTTTAGTTAAGTATGGATTTGATGAAAAAGCTATTTTATATGATCATTCAAAATGGACATTACTTGAACAACCAGCGCCAGAACTTTGTGTGGACCGAATCGATTACACATTAAGAGATATGTATGAGTACGGTCATATCACAGAGGCAGAAGTCAAACGTTTTTTACAAGACATCGTTATAATCGATGGGAAAATTCATTTACAATCAATTGAAGTGGCAGAATGGTTTGTTGACATCTATTACAAGGAAGTTATCGGTTTCTTCATGGACCCATTAAATATTTACGGTTATGATGTTCTAGCAAACGTCATTCAATATGCGTTACATCATCAATACCTTACATTAGATGATTTATTAGGTGAGGATGAGGAAGTGATGTTAAAACTCCAAAATATTCAAGATTCAGAATTACAGCAAAAACTAAGTCAATTACATCCTCAAATTGTAGTAGAGGAAAATGAGCAGGACTATGATATCTATCGAAAAAACAAAGTGAGATTAATTGATCCATCAATGTTTTATAATGGGAAAATCCAGAAAGCGTCTACATTATCTGAGAAAGTAAAGCAACTAGGCGATGAGGCTTATCATAAAGCGACACGCGGGGCATTTGTTAAGGTTCTTTCTTCATCACGAGTGTAA
- a CDS encoding DinB family protein: MNFSLPEAIEVLERTPKTLEALLSGLSTAWLTCREGEKTWNAKEVVEHFIYAEKQNWIPRLQTILEQTENKAFPPFDRFAHLQQASGSKMEERITEFHQLRQQNIAKLKQLVTVDQQLELTGIHPEFGEVKTKELLATWVVHDLTHLAQIGRVMAKRYSDDVGPWKAYISILNAKT, translated from the coding sequence ATGAACTTTTCTTTACCGGAAGCGATTGAAGTTTTAGAAAGAACACCGAAGACTTTGGAAGCTTTATTAAGTGGCTTGTCGACAGCATGGCTCACTTGCCGTGAAGGGGAAAAGACGTGGAATGCGAAAGAAGTTGTTGAGCATTTCATTTATGCTGAAAAACAAAATTGGATTCCTCGCTTACAAACGATATTGGAACAAACAGAAAATAAAGCATTCCCACCATTTGACCGATTTGCCCATTTGCAACAGGCATCCGGGAGTAAAATGGAAGAGAGAATCACGGAGTTTCATCAGCTTCGACAACAAAACATAGCAAAGCTAAAACAGCTAGTTACAGTAGACCAACAGCTTGAATTAACGGGAATTCACCCTGAATTTGGGGAAGTGAAAACGAAGGAATTACTAGCGACATGGGTAGTGCATGATTTAACCCATTTAGCTCAAATCGGTAGAGTGATGGCAAAACGCTACAGTGATGATGTAGGACCTTGGAAAGCATATATTAGTATTTTGAACGCTAAAACGTAA
- a CDS encoding S66 peptidase family protein, translated as MLKPKKLEKGSKVAIISPSSGLPYLYPEIYELGLEKIREVLQVEVIEMPTARMSPAQLYDNPALRAEDINECFRDHSINAIFTSIGGYESIRILPYLNTELIMENPKLIMGFSDATTFLAYLNSLGMVTFYGPSVMAGMAQIGNLPQSYTEHLQQFLFSEPPIYQYKPYAKWTNGYKDWSHLETLGQCQPFIENSEGWTFIQGNTLVEGKLWGGCIEVLEFMKATPYWIQEDFWQGKILFFETSEEKPTPMQVGYMLRNYGMQGVFSKVKGIIFGRPKDYTAKEKQELDDILVSIIAKEFGASDLTIVSSFDFGHTDPKLILPLGCKVSLDPICQEVILKESPFKADVDSF; from the coding sequence GTGCTAAAACCAAAAAAACTAGAAAAAGGGTCCAAAGTGGCGATTATTTCTCCTTCAAGTGGATTGCCATATCTGTATCCAGAAATATATGAGCTTGGCCTAGAAAAAATAAGAGAAGTGCTACAGGTAGAGGTAATCGAAATGCCGACAGCGAGAATGTCGCCAGCACAGTTATATGATAATCCGGCGCTCAGGGCAGAAGATATCAACGAATGTTTTCGCGACCATAGTATTAATGCTATTTTCACTTCGATTGGGGGATATGAGTCAATAAGAATTTTACCATATTTAAATACGGAGCTTATTATGGAAAATCCCAAACTGATTATGGGATTTTCAGACGCGACAACGTTTTTGGCTTATTTAAATTCATTAGGAATGGTCACGTTTTATGGGCCTTCCGTTATGGCTGGGATGGCTCAAATTGGAAATCTACCCCAATCATATACAGAACACCTCCAACAGTTTCTTTTCTCTGAACCCCCTATATATCAATATAAACCATACGCGAAATGGACGAATGGATATAAAGACTGGAGTCACTTAGAAACACTTGGGCAATGTCAGCCGTTTATTGAAAATAGTGAAGGCTGGACATTTATTCAAGGAAATACACTAGTTGAAGGTAAGCTATGGGGTGGCTGTATTGAAGTGTTAGAATTTATGAAGGCCACGCCATATTGGATTCAAGAGGATTTTTGGCAAGGGAAAATCTTATTTTTTGAGACATCAGAAGAAAAGCCGACTCCGATGCAAGTTGGTTATATGCTTCGAAACTATGGAATGCAAGGTGTGTTCTCAAAAGTAAAAGGTATTATTTTTGGTAGACCAAAAGACTATACGGCAAAGGAAAAACAAGAGCTTGATGACATCCTTGTTTCAATCATTGCAAAAGAATTTGGTGCGAGTGACCTGACGATTGTTTCGAGTTTTGATTTTGGTCACACGGATCCAAAGCTTATTTTACCGCTTGGTTGCAAGGTATCATTGGATCCGATTTGTCAGGAAGTCATATTAAAAGAAAGTCCATTTAAAGCGGATGTGGATAGCTTTTAA
- a CDS encoding VOC family protein, whose translation MIFELTIQIRVSDFTKGQLWYETLLNRKPDFIPHDGFAEWEVIPGCWLQLAEGKPSIQSGPLRFGVPNLELEKQRLIEKLAVNDFEVFSREEVPVKWATFSDPWGNQIGLFEYFDKNEEQERMKTIIGG comes from the coding sequence ATGATTTTCGAACTAACCATTCAAATACGTGTAAGTGATTTTACAAAAGGACAATTATGGTATGAGACACTGCTAAATCGTAAACCAGATTTTATTCCTCATGACGGATTTGCGGAGTGGGAGGTAATACCTGGTTGTTGGCTCCAGCTAGCAGAGGGTAAGCCCTCTATTCAAAGTGGCCCACTTCGTTTTGGTGTTCCTAATTTGGAATTAGAAAAACAGCGGTTAATAGAAAAGCTAGCAGTCAATGATTTTGAAGTTTTTTCAAGAGAGGAAGTTCCAGTGAAATGGGCTACTTTTTCTGACCCGTGGGGAAACCAAATTGGTTTGTTTGAATATTTTGATAAAAATGAAGAGCAAGAGCGGATGAAGACGATAATCGGTGGATAA